The segment ACGTTCGTGGCCGAAGGTGCGCTCTACGGCGCGATCGGAGCGCTGCTCGGGTTGGCGCTCGGATTCGTCCTCGCGCGGTTCGCCGTACAGACCGTGCAACTCACCGTGTCGACGCTCTACGTCGCCTCGCATGCGGATGGCTTGGTGGTAACGCCGTTTGCGACGGTCAAGGCGCTGAGCGTCGGGATCGGCCTTGCGATGCTCTCGGCGGCGCTCCCCGCGCGCGATGCGGCGGCGACGGCGCCGGCGCGCGCGATGCGCACCGGTGCGGGAGCCGAGCATCGCGTTCCGGGGCTCGGGCGCGCGAGCGCGGCGCTCGGCGTCTTTGCGCTCGTCCTCGCCGCAGGCCTCGCGCGGCTCCCGGCCGTCGGTGACGGCGTGCCGCTGTTCGGGTATGCGGCGGGAATCTTGCTGATCGCCGGCGCGTCGTTGTGCACGCCGATCGTGCTTGCGGCGGCGGCCGTAGCGGTGCGCGCGATTCGCGGGAACGCTTCCACGACGATTGCCGCGGGATTTCTGCGCGGCTCGCCGCGCAGGTTCTCGGTGGCAATCGCCTCGCTCGCGGTTGCCGTGGGCATGATGGTGGCGATCGCGATCCTGGTCGGCTCGTTCCGCGCGACGATCGTTGCTTGGACGCACGACACGCTGGGCGCGGATCTGTATATCAAAGCGCCGGGCACGGTGGACGCCGGCTTCCAAGGCTACTTCCAGCCTGAGGTTCCTCGCCTGGTCGCGAGCGTGCCGGGTGTCGCCGCGGTCGATACGTTCCGCGGTTTCGACGTGCCGTTTCGCGGGGCGTTTGCGCAACTCGGGACGACCGACGTGCGTTCGCTCGTCACTCGCAACGCGCTGCGCTTCCTAGGGCATCCCGACGTGGGCGCGCTCGTGCGTTCGATGTACGATCGCAACGTCGTGGCCGTCAGCGAGCCGTTCAGCACGCGCTTCGGCCTGGTTCCGGGAGATGCGTTTACGCTGGATACTCCCAGCGGGCGCACGCGCTTTCGGATCGCCGCGGTGTACAACGATTACTCGACCAGCGGCGGCACGTTCATGATGGATCGCGCGACGTTCGCGAGGCTCTACCACGACGACACGGTCGATTCGATCGCCGTTTATGCGAAGCCCGGCGTCAATCTTGCCGATCTGCGTACCGCGATCGTGCGAAAGCTGGAACCCTTGCGCATCGATATCAATACCAACCGCGAAATTCGTGCGTACGCGATTGCGATTTTCGACCGTACGTTTGCGATTACCAACGCCTTGTATGGGATCAGCCTGACGATCGCGATCCTGGGCGTGGTGAGCACGCTTTTCGCGCTGGTTTTGGAACGCCGTGAGGAAATCGCGCTGCTGCGCTATATCGGGCTGACGCGGGCGGGCGTACGCCGGACGGTGTTGGTGCAAGCGGCGGTGGTTGGGGTGCTGGCCGCGGCGATCGGCATCGGCTTGGGCATATTGCTTGCCGCCGATTTGATTTACGTGATCAACCGGCAGAGCTTCGGATGGCTCATCGAATGGAAATCTCCTGGGTGGTTCTATCTCCAGGCTGCGGGCATGGTGATTGTGGCCGCACTGGTGGCCGCCATCTACCCGGCCCGCGTAGCGTCGCGCATTGAGATGTCGCAGGTGTTGCGTGCGGAATAAGATCGCGGCGTTGCTGCTGGCGTTCGTAACGCTGGCGGCCGCGACGACCGTTCGCACCAAGGACGGCTTCCTGCTCGCGACCGCGCCGTACGCGTTCTCTTTCCCGCGGGATCACTACGCGCACGACGCCTATCGCACCGAATGGTGGTACTTTACCGGGCATCTGCGCGCGGCGGACGGCCACCGCTTCGGATACGAATTGACGTTCTTTCGCATCGGGCTTGCGCCTCACCCGAGCCGCGTCGCAAAGGGGCGGAGCGCGTGGAGAGCCGCGCAGCTCTACCCGGCGCATTTCGCGATCACCGACGAGACGAAGAAGCAGTTCGTGTACTACGAGACGTTCGCGCGCGACGCGCTCGGGCAGGGGTATGCGTCGCAGCGGCGTCTGGACGTTCGCAGCAATGGGTGGACGCTGACCGGCACCGCGCAGGTTCGACCGGTGATGCACCTTCACGCGCGCTCGGGGAACGATGCGCTCGATCTGGTTCAGGTACCGGAAAAACCTCCGGCGATCAACGGGCACGACGGCATTTCGCGCAAGGGATCGTGCGTCGGTTGCGCGTCGCACTACTACTCGTTCACGCGGCTTGCCACAACGGGGACGCTCGTGCGCGACGGGGTGCGGTACGCCGTCCACGGCCTCTCCTGGATGGATCACGAGTACGGATCGGACGAACTCCAGCGCGGCCAGGTGGGATGGGATTGGTTTTCGATTCAGCTCGCCGACCGGCGCGAGATCATGCTGTACCGATTACGTCAACGTAACGGAAGGACGACGCCGCAATCTTCCGGGAGCTTGATCGCACCGAACGGCAGCGTGCGTTACCTGCCGCTTTCGGCGTTCACGATCGTGCCGACCGGAACGTGGACGAGCCCGCACACGCATGCCGTCTATCCGAGCGGCTGGCGCCTGCGCGTGAAAGGCGTGCGCGAGGAGCTGATCCTAACGCCGACGCTGGCCGATCAGGAGCTCGCGAACCCCGGCGGCACGACGTACTGGGAGGGCGCCGTTCGCGTTACCGATGCGCGGACCGGCGCGAGGCTCGGAGTGGGGTATGTCGAGCTCACGGGCTACGCGGAAGCGCTCCAACTTTAAGGAGGAGCAGTAATCCGCCCGAGTCCGAGGGCTCGCCGCCCGATTCTGCGAATACCGTGGCTCGATATGGCACTCTCAACCAGTTTCATCGGTCACTTCTTTGCCTTCGCGCCGCTCGTCCTCGGCATTCTTATCTACGCGGTGACCTACGTCGCCAAACGTAAGGAGACCGTCACGGGCACGCCGATCGGGCAGAGCTTCGCGTGTGCGAACTGCGGGCGCCGCGGCGTCCGCGAACACATGTTGGCACAGGCCCACGGCGGCGCGGTGAGTTGGTATTGCACCAACTGCGCGGGGCATTAACTCCGCTCAGTAGCCGCGCGTCCGAACGCGTAAGACGGCTCCAAGCACGTACGGAATCTCACCGAGGGTGAAACGCTCGTCTTCGCCGATCGCCAAGACGTAGCGTTGCGCTCCGTCGCCCGGCGGTTCGCCGCTCATGGAGACGACGATCCGGTATGCCCCGGGCGGCAACGCGATGGGCGTGTCGGCGGACGAGAGGTAATGGATGCCGGAGAACGGCTCGTAAAACGGAGCCGCGCCGGCGGATATCGTGCGCTCCGCCACTTTCGTACCGTTCGCACTGAAGATTTGGGCGGTTGGACGGCCGGCCTTCCCGGCATCGCGGCGCTCGATCAAGAGATTCCACGGCACCCGTAGCGGCCGTCGCGCGTCGAACGCATACGTGTCCCGTTGCATAGGCGCGAGGCGCCCGTAGAAGGCCCACGATTTTTGGGGGTCGCCGATGCGCACCGGATGCGCTGCATCGCGCGGCGAGCACGCAAAACGCGGGTCGTGCGCGCAGGCCCTCTGCGCATCGAACATGCCGACGCCGATCCATAGCGCGAGGGCCAACGCGGCGATGCCGGCGATGCGCAGCGCTACGGCGCGCGGCATCACACCTGCATGACCTCGCGTATTTCGGGAACCTCGGCGACCACGATCGCCTCGATCGCGCCCTTGAGGGTCATATTCGATGCCGGGCAACCGCCGCAGGCGCCGAGCATCTGCACCCACGCGACCCCGTCGTCAACCTTGATGAGCCAGACTTCGCCACCGTCGGCGGCGATGCCGGGACGCACCTTATCGATCGCCGCGTTGACGCGCTCTTCGATCGTCACTTACTGTTCCTGTCCATAGCCTTTCATGAGCCGGTGCATGCCGGCGGACATCGAGAGAGCGTTCTCCCACTTGCGCTGCCACATGTTGCGCCCGAAGATCAGCCCGACGCAACCGGCTTCCATGGCGATCTGCGCCTTGTGAAGCGTGGCATCGTCGCCCATTTTGCTCCCACCCGAAACCAGCACCAGCGTACGTCCCGCGGAGCGCACGACTCGCCGTAAACCTTCGACGTCGGTAAACTCTAACGTGTTGTACGGCTTGGGCAGCGCCGCCGCGGAGGCCGCATCCCATTTCGGCTCGTTGAGCTTGACGATATCGCATCCGACTTCGCATGCGACGCGTGCCGCGTAGTCGATCGCGTAGAGTGAATCTTGGCCGCCCTTCGCCTTCACCGCGGCTCCGCGCGGATACGACCAGATGATCAGCGGCATGCCGTAGCGTTCGCATTCGCGGCGCACCTCGTTGCACTGCGCGATATCGACGTCTTGCGCGGGGCTGCCGACGTAGAGCGTGTAGCCCACCGCATCCGCCCCCAAGCGCACGGCGTCCTCAACGGACGAAGTCATCGGGCTGAAGGCGTCCTCGTCCGACGGAAAATTCGTCTTGCCGTTGACCTTGAGAACGAGCGGCACGCGGCCCGCGTAGGCCTTGTGA is part of the Candidatus Dormiibacterota bacterium genome and harbors:
- a CDS encoding NifU family protein, translating into MTIEERVNAAIDKVRPGIAADGGEVWLIKVDDGVAWVQMLGACGGCPASNMTLKGAIEAIVVAEVPEIREVMQV
- a CDS encoding lipocalin-like domain-containing protein — protein: MRNKIAALLLAFVTLAAATTVRTKDGFLLATAPYAFSFPRDHYAHDAYRTEWWYFTGHLRAADGHRFGYELTFFRIGLAPHPSRVAKGRSAWRAAQLYPAHFAITDETKKQFVYYETFARDALGQGYASQRRLDVRSNGWTLTGTAQVRPVMHLHARSGNDALDLVQVPEKPPAINGHDGISRKGSCVGCASHYYSFTRLATTGTLVRDGVRYAVHGLSWMDHEYGSDELQRGQVGWDWFSIQLADRREIMLYRLRQRNGRTTPQSSGSLIAPNGSVRYLPLSAFTIVPTGTWTSPHTHAVYPSGWRLRVKGVREELILTPTLADQELANPGGTTYWEGAVRVTDARTGARLGVGYVELTGYAEALQL
- a CDS encoding fructose-bisphosphate aldolase translates to MSTATTTSPRPTFEQMNLSVGKRARLHRLMYEHGPANGTLMILPIDQGLEHGPIDFFDNPDSLDTDWIYRLAVAGNFSGVALHIGLAEKYHKAYAGRVPLVLKVNGKTNFPSDEDAFSPMTSSVEDAVRLGADAVGYTLYVGSPAQDVDIAQCNEVRRECERYGMPLIIWSYPRGAAVKAKGGQDSLYAIDYAARVACEVGCDIVKLNEPKWDAASAAALPKPYNTLEFTDVEGLRRVVRSAGRTLVLVSGGSKMGDDATLHKAQIAMEAGCVGLIFGRNMWQRKWENALSMSAGMHRLMKGYGQEQ
- a CDS encoding FtsX-like permease family protein, with product MRTFAALFRALVTGYARANVLRAIVTLIAVALGVAASYAIDIANDTAVASFSKSVDVIANHVNLQVFGAGRGFDERALLRVQRLPGVRSANPIVEGEIGLGVHPGDPQSGEIVRVMGIDITRAALPNGVDAAQAEANFDPHRFIDDNGIFVSHRIALRYHAPAGALLSAYAGPRLVHLHVMGVIPPNTVGVDSSVAFVDIATAQELFGKVGLLDRIDIVADPTRLDSIRAAIARVIPPGSRVLAPHTRLDEIKRMLASFQMNLSALADVALLVGMYLIYNAVAISVVQRKSEIGTLRALGARRREIFATFVAEGALYGAIGALLGLALGFVLARFAVQTVQLTVSTLYVASHADGLVVTPFATVKALSVGIGLAMLSAALPARDAAATAPARAMRTGAGAEHRVPGLGRASAALGVFALVLAAGLARLPAVGDGVPLFGYAAGILLIAGASLCTPIVLAAAAVAVRAIRGNASTTIAAGFLRGSPRRFSVAIASLAVAVGMMVAIAILVGSFRATIVAWTHDTLGADLYIKAPGTVDAGFQGYFQPEVPRLVASVPGVAAVDTFRGFDVPFRGAFAQLGTTDVRSLVTRNALRFLGHPDVGALVRSMYDRNVVAVSEPFSTRFGLVPGDAFTLDTPSGRTRFRIAAVYNDYSTSGGTFMMDRATFARLYHDDTVDSIAVYAKPGVNLADLRTAIVRKLEPLRIDINTNREIRAYAIAIFDRTFAITNALYGISLTIAILGVVSTLFALVLERREEIALLRYIGLTRAGVRRTVLVQAAVVGVLAAAIGIGLGILLAADLIYVINRQSFGWLIEWKSPGWFYLQAAGMVIVAALVAAIYPARVASRIEMSQVLRAE